Part of the Fibrobacterota bacterium genome, TCTTGTCCTTGATCTTGAGTTCCTTATACTGCACGCCGCTGGTATTGAAGAACTTCTTAAGCTCCGCGCCGCTCTGATCCACGATCTTCTTCAAGGCCGGACGCGTGGGCGGGCTCTCCGTGATGTCGACGAAGGCGTACTCCCGGCCCAGCTTGGCCAGGGCTTTTTCCGCCTTACGGCAGGTATCGCATTTCTTGTAACCGTAGAAGGTGAGCATGGGATGCAAAGATAACCAAGTTGCTATTTTGGCCAGGATGGATAAACGACTCGGCCCCATCGCGAAGATGCGCACCTACCCCGAATCCCCGGTGCGCTACGAGCTGCCCATCGGCGACTCCGCGCTGCGGCTGAACGACGTGATCGGGAAGCCCGTACGCTTCCGGCATACCGGCCGCATCTTCTGCGTGAATTGCGGCAACCTGACCAAGACCAGCTTCAGCCAGGGGTATTGCTTCAAATGCATGCAGACCCTGGCGCAATGCGACATGTGCAT contains:
- a CDS encoding Spx/MgsR family RNA polymerase-binding regulatory protein, with product MLTFYGYKKCDTCRKAEKALAKLGREYAFVDITESPPTRPALKKIVDQSGAELKKFFNTSGVQYKELKIKDKIPKLGEGGILDLLAGNGRLIKRPLVTDGSKSTVGFDEAAFLKAWK